One Pochonia chlamydosporia 170 chromosome 5, whole genome shotgun sequence DNA segment encodes these proteins:
- a CDS encoding fumarylacetoacetate hydrolase family protein (similar to Talaromyces stipitatus ATCC 10500 XP_002487399.1), producing MTGFSRLVRFTCEEDDGSYFADLGSSVVEPPSQGTKLEAYQTVDDLIQQKDVKVVTVLQLLAPLPVDGVPIYCVGLNYHSHAKEAGLTVPSYPPLWTKPAASLAHPGEAIPINDFCAKSLLDYEGELVFVTSKDCKDVSPQDAENYILGYTVGNDISCRKFQLPSNSGGQFFFAKAFDKFAPIGPTLISPELFANGSGCQVITKVNGQIRQTAGITKDMIFSPLKVLSHMSQGTTIPAGTAVMTGTAAGVGAFLKPKTFLRDGDVVEIQMEKVGILKNEISFKH from the exons atgactGGGTTCTCACGATTGGTTCGTTTCACCtgcgaggaagacgacggtTCTTACTTCGCTGACCTCGGTTCCAGCGTCGTGGAGCCGCCTTCTCAAGGCACAAAGCTGGAAGCATACCAGACCGTTGACGACCTCATCCAACAGAAAGATGTCAAGGTCGTAACTGTTCTCCAA CTTTTGGCGCCGCTACCGGTTGACGGGGTTCCGATATATTGCGTAGGCTTAAACTACCACAGCCACGCAAAAGAAGCTGGA CTCACCGTGCCCTCTTACCCACCGCTATGGACGAAACCTGCTGCGTCATTAGCACACCCCGGCGAGGCAATTCCCATCAATGACTTTTGCGCGAAAAGCTTGCTCGACTACGAG GGGGAGCTTGTCTTCGTCACGTCAAAAGACTGCAAGGATGTATCGCCTCAAGATGCCGAGAATTACATACTAGGCTACACCGTCGGCAATGACATTAGTTGCAGAAAGTTTCAACTTCCGAGCAATTCCGGAGGTCAATTTTTCTTTGCCAAAGCATTTGATAAATTTGCACCGATCGGTCCTACGCTCATTAGTCCAGAACTTTTTGCCAACGGTTCAGGATGTCAAGTCATAACAAAGGTTAACGGGCAAATTCGCCAGACGGCGGGCATTACAAAAGACATGATCTTTTCACCCCTCAAAGTGCTTAGTCACATGAGTCAGG GTACAACGATCCCAGCTGGCACAGCGGTAATGACAGGAACGGCAGCGGGGGTCGGAGCTTTCCTAAAGCCAAAGACATTTCTCCGAGACGGTGATGTGGTAGAGATACAAATGGAAAAGGTGGGGATTTTGAAAAACGAGATTTCTTTCAA GCATTAG
- a CDS encoding monooxygenase (similar to Colletotrichum gloeosporioides Nara gc5 XP_007281215.1), with amino-acid sequence MEKTETTEVAVVGAGPAGLTLALSLARFHIRSVILEKEQEITSDPRGVYLTGDAVRILHLLGLGDQLSYIGHEVDKVHFHQTSFSSKPFFSLRIGSSNSLEQVVPEGILQIQPRLESVLRSKVQESPWCTLRKGCTVTSRLSEDPPTIEYVDHDNKAHRLTSQWLVGADGKAGVVRKHFLEPSAGIRQEYGTYPYDGTWVAANLKISLPSRQSHPEFPLWNEGYTPDDVYDLFWPKGWHFCSPPGKATAAGRFGPHEERLWRHEFRQDDIDDSVKAEELLWDHITPMITRERDDQGYKLSQPVTYPRDCITILRCRPYRFTHKVVNRWFDKRTILIGDAAHVFPPFAGQGIASGLRDAHQLAWRLSLLVRRDGCNIKDTTSAQSLLTSWALERRRSVDDAAFFSMLNGRLCNKQTPLWALLVLKFQMFLDWAELFPRRLDPQSQKERRGFSDTTGGFFVQSHHGGGRMAQIYMWSTLAKAPVLSDVLLGRSRSAFTLIVMTTSVESDKFYNEAKKAILNARLDASVLSEESILLLSPHIRTVQDSQNLEHSGMDMFYQYSPSQDDGVGCHGSYDAGAYLNRLGQSTRFAIVRPDLFVFACAKSTSELAECLRLLGEKLNHRIE; translated from the exons ATGGAAAAGACGGAAACCACTgaggttgctgttgttggagCTGGCCCAGCCGGGCTTACTTTGGCACTATCCCTTGCCAGATTTCACATCCGA TCTGTCATTTTGGAAAAAGAACAGGAAATTACTTCTGACCCTCGAGGCGTGTACTTGACTGGAGATGCTGTAAGAATATTACACCTCTTGGGCTTGGGAGACCAGCTGTCATATATTGGACATG AAGTGGACAAGGTTCATTTTCATCAAACATCATTCAGCTCCAAACCTTTTTTCTCTTTAAGAATCGGCTCTTCAAACTCGCTGGAGCAGGTGGTCCCCGAGGGAATTCTTCAAATACAACCAAGATTAG AAAGCGTGTTGAGAAGCAAAGTACAAGAATCTCCTTGGTGTACACTCCGCAAGGGATGTACCGTGACGTCTAGGCTGTCAGAGGACCCTCCAACCATTGAATACGTGGACCATGACAACAAGGCACATCGCTTAACTTCTCAGTGGCTGGTTGGGGCAGATGGCAAAGCAGGGGTTGTGAGAAAGCATTTTCTTGAACCTTCTGCAGGTATCAGGCAAGAATATGGAACCTATCCGTATGATGGGACGTGGGTAGCTGCGAACTTGAAGATATCGCTACCAAGTCGCCAAAGCCACCCTGAATTTCCGCTATGGAATGAAGGGTACACGCCGGATGATGTATACGACTTATTTTGGCCTAAAGGATGGCATTTCTGCAGTCCACCGGGGAAGGCCACGGCTGCCGGAAGATTTGGACCACACGAGGAACGATTATGGCGCCACGAGTTTCGACAAGACGATATCGATGATTCCGTCAAGGCGGAGGAACTTCTCTGGGACCATATCACGCCAATGATTACTCGTGAACGAGACGACCAGGGCTACAAGCTCTCGCAGCCGGTAACATACCCACGAGACTGCATCACCATTCTTCGCTGCCGACCATACAGATTTACTCATAAAGTCGTGAATCGGTGGTTCGACAAGCGCACAATCCTCATCGGCGACGCAGCACACGTATTTCCCCCGTTTGCAGGTCAAGGCATAGCAAGTGGCTTACGCGACGCACATCAACTGGCGTGGCGACTGTCCTTACTTGTACGTCGTGACGGCTGCAACATCAAAGACACCACTTCTGCTCAGAGTCTTCTCACCTCCTGGGCACTAGAGCGAAGGAGAAGTGTTGACGacgctgccttcttctcgatgCTAAATGGTCGGTTGTGCAACAAGCAGACACCTCTATGGGCGCTTCTGGTTTTGAAATTCCAAATGTTTCTCGACTGGGCTGAGTTGTTTCCTCGCAGACTAGATCCCCAGAGTCAGAAAGAACGCAGAGGCTTTTCTGACACTACCGGGGGATTCTTCGTGCAGAGTCATCATGGAGGGGGTCGAATGGCGCAGATTTATATGTGGTCGACGCTGGCAAAGGCTCCGGTTCTGTCTGACGTTCTTCTTGGGAGATCGAGGAGCGCATTTACACTGATCGTAATGACTACAAGCGTGGAATCCGACAAGTTCTACAAcgaggcgaagaaggctATTTTGAATGCTCGCCTTGATGCATCAGTTTTGTCGGAGGAATCCATATTGCTCCTGAGTCCTCATATTCGAACAGTTCAAGATTCTCAGAATCTTGAGCACAGTGGGATGGACATGTTTTATCAGTATAGTCCTAGCCAGGACGATGGTGTCGGATGTCATGGCAGCTACGATGCGGGTGCGTATCTGAATCGGCTTGGTCAATCCACAAGGTTCGCCATCGTTCGACCAGATCtgtttgtctttgcttgTGCGAAGAGTACCTCGGAGCTGGCAGAGTGTTTGAGACTGCTAGGGGAGAAACTTAATCATAGGATCGAATAG
- a CDS encoding C6 zinc finger domain-containing protein (similar to Metarhizium acridum CQMa 102 XP_007812344.1): MERQFFCSYRRATEAGIAMHSCGVSSFWTTLAPKLGHYDEGVRHSLTALGAAYHLYKVSKERPNHIPSSSPAIEKLERFTWREYNLAIKNLQRHLDNPEAESIALVLVSCLAFISLELLRGDHTTAIAHMRNGVQIILSALDVQVLRKATSRQWKAGSSLSEADLWELIIEFRNVEFALGGFASDVPLVLGQQLRHVTGNHDLGPIDSVAGGYEARVKYVNDIMVRCWELREHRGDEAFWAQPRMRHELETLRQRGANIMSALESLWAGPQAPETGTWLSYSSQMDWLLVNSARTMIQLVPFGIESHVKMAQRPCFQDELSQGVSFAAKLHLAHGSKGKPPSDYTLETGIIALMYWSYVYSTRPEIKEAALRIMQESDRREGPWDSSSSLRFASCNANPRLLISFWRDPHSITHPSIPWQMRVNENALKPGVK; the protein is encoded by the coding sequence ATGGAGAGGCAGTTCTTCTGCAGTTACCGACGCGCAACGGAAGCCGGCATCGCGATGCACTCATGTGGCGTTTCTTCCTTCTGGACGACCCTCGCTCCCAAGCTCGGCCATTATGACGAAGGCGTGAGACACTCTCTCACAGCACTAGGCGCAGCATATCATTTGTACAAGGTGAGCAAGGAGAGGCCAAACCACATACCCTCTTCCTCACCTGCAATCGAGAAGTTGGAGCGATTTACCTGGCGGGAGTACAATCTGGCAATAAAGAATCTACAGAGACACCTGGATAACCCTGAAGCGGAAAGCATCGCATTGGTGCTTGTTTCGTGCCTGGCTTTTATTTCACTGGAGCTTCTGCGTGGTGACCATACCACTGCCATAGCACATATGAGAAACGGAGTGCAAATCATCCTGTCGGCCTTGGATGTGCAAGTCCTCCGCAAGGCGACATCACGTCAATGGAAAGCGGGTTCATCATTATCGGAAGCGGATCTATGGGAGCTCATAATCGAGTTTCGAAACGTCGAATTCGCACTAGGAGGCTTTGCGTCCGATGTTCCCCTGGTCTTGGGACAGCAGCTTCGCCATGTTACAGGGAATCATGACTTGGGACCGATCGACAGTGTTGCCGGGGGCTACGAGGCACGGGTTAAATATGTAAACGATATCATGGTTCGCTGCTGGGAGCTTCGCGAGCATAGAGGCGATGAGGCATTCTGGGCGCAACCGCGAATGCGCCACGAACTGGAGACTCTCCGCCAACGCGGCGCCAACATCATGTCCGCTCTAGAGTCACTATGGGCTGGGCCACAGGCGCCCGAAACTGGGACTTGGCTGTCATACAGCAGCCAGATGGACTGGCTCTTGGTGAATAGCGCCCGAACAATGATCCAGCTTGTACCCTTTGGAATCGAATCACACGTCAAGATGGCTCAGCGGCCTTGTTTCCAGGACGAGCTTTCGCAAGGCGTTTCGTTTGCTGCAAAGTTACATCTGGCACATGGCTCAAAGGGAAAGCCACCATCAGACTATACCCTCGAAACCGGCATAATCGCCTTGATGTACTGGTCTTATGTGTATAGCACACGGCCAGAGATAAAGGAGGCGGCATTGAGAATCATGCAGGAGTCAGACCGGAGAGAAGGCCCATGGGATTCCAGCAGTAGCCTGAGATTTGCGTCTTGCAATGCGAATCCGCGTCTTCTTATTAGCTTTTGGAGAGACCCCCATTCTATtacccatccatccattccatgGCAAATGAGAGTCAATGAAAATGCGCTCAAGCCAGGGGTCAAGTGA
- a CDS encoding ethylene receptor (similar to Pyrenophora tritici-repentis Pt-1C-BFP XP_001932890.1), protein MSHQDQDPYHDVDTELDTLSLREILDADSRPTFILDLDPDVESHESKDASSIAILPVFCNEALRLHERLYESVLGENSTQSFLDFKAWTESVTAHDVSKDIFPVAFLFENVLWTGSTVRRRWRLISGNQAWRETDVDMNNLASVSALENPVAGVTRRRKSRNQQVTDSKHQAPTRDSAVGSIGSQTFFSQPVVTAYMQSMPGSNSDETGLSSYSSSIPLSSPEMAVADWTVPEPRGILSPHLQYARSVDWAKTPLGPMEDWSREFRQLANLCMTNPHPAALFWGSELTMLYNEAYAAEVAGNKHPSLMGTGFSGPFAELWDYAGPIFAECARTGTSVRKDHDYLPIDRKGVIEETFYSWTFTPLYGGTSRILGFYNAPFETTQEVVGQRRMQTVNRLGERTSRAKTVKKFWSYVLESLEDNHYDIPFALLYSVGEADEADDTSMSSESTASPKCCHLEGALGVPQGHPAIPLLLDLKRSCEGFVPSFRKAMRTREPTVLNTRDGTLPEDLLKDFQWRGFGDPCRQAVIFPVRPTNGDNVMAFLVLGVAPRRLYDSEYEAFVRMLNRQLATSLASVILYESEVRRSRDAAEAAALEKERLEHQLDLQANRMRRMAEQSPLGMFLISPDGVLLEGNEQFYEMTGHTREPQAEMSWIDFIAESSLDTIKHAWVQMHDEQTSWSGELQLRKQHPETNLREEEAMDHWVLFTAHVETNGGSSLPSVMCSITDISHLKWAQGLQNRRLLEAEEMRRKQNEFIDITSHEMRNPLSAILQCADDILTSLGGYDGRSPPAEVLASCLEAASTISLCVQHQKAIVDDVLTISKLDSNLLLITPVAAQPAAILKRAVKIFEPELQANDIRVVIDSSPIQDEANPDWVMLDPGRVLQILINLISNAIKFTAPCKSRTITVAATASFSPPSENHITDFRFAQSDTAGISITNSRDWGKGELLYVCFKVQDTGCGLTPEEQQILFQRFKQASPRTHAIYGGSGLGLFITKRLTELHGGQIGASSTTGEGSTFIFYVQARHANAPSMPMDANERLRTEQAVENSNTRLSHPLRTRHQDPAQQKASELQSGLTEGTLSQFDLEHLHVLVVEDNLINQKVLVKQLRKLGCHVDAANDGVEALAFLKKTHFYSERGLNLSVILMDLEMPNMDGLTCVREIRAMQGRNELTSHVPVIAVTANVRDQQIMAAKEAGMDDVVSKPFSIPDLLKKTGALLQLNRG, encoded by the coding sequence ATGTCgcaccaagatcaagatcCCTATCATGACGTGGACACCGAGTTGGACACTCTGTCGCTACGGGAGATCTTGGATGCTGATTCTCGCCCGACTTTCATCCTTGATCTCGACCCCGATGTAGAATCTCACGAATCCAAAGACGCCAGTTCCATTGCTATTCTGCCTGTGTTTTGTAACGAGGCGCTGCGACTGCATGAGCGTCTGTACGAGTCTGTACTCGGGGAGAACTCTACCCAGTCCTTTCTCGACTTCAAGGCGTGGACTGAAAGCGTCACTGCTCATGATGTATCCAAGGATATCTTTCCAGTTGCATTCTTGTTCGAAAATGTGTTGTGGACAGGCTCAACGGTGCGTCGACGATGGAGGCTCATCAGTGGGAATCAAGCCTGGCGAGAAACAGATGTCGACATGAACAATTTAGCATCCGTCTCTGCGCTTGAGAATCCAGTCGCTGGTGTCAccaggagaaggaagagtAGGAACCAACAAGTAACTGacagcaaacaccaagcgCCAACCAGGGACAGTGCGGTTGGCTCAATCGGAAGCCAGACCTTCTTCTCACAGCCTGTTGTGACAGCGTACATGCAATCCATGCCTGGCTCAAATTCAGATGAAACTGGCCTCTCCTCATACTCATCATCTATCCCGCTCTCGTCACCGGAAATGGCCGTGGCTGACTGGACTGTACCCGAGCCAAGAGGCATATTGTCTCCCCATCTTCAATACGCCCGCTCCGTGGACTGGGCAAAGACTCCCCTTGGGCCTATGGAGGACTGGTCTCGGGAATTCCGCCAGTTAGCAAACCTTTGCATGACAAATCCCCATCCGGCAGCTCTATTTTGGGGAAGCGAACTGACCATGCTCTACAATGAGGCCTACGCTGCAGAAGTTGCAGGAAACAAGCATCCATCTCTAATGGGCACTGGCTTCTCGGGTCCCTTTGCCGAGCTTTGGGACTATGCTGGCCCTATCTTTGCCGAATGCGCCCGCACTGGCACAAGTGTTCGGAAAGACCACGATTATTTGCCCATCGATCGAAAGGGAGTCATTGAGGAGACGTTCTATAGCTGGACATTCACCCCATTGTACGGGGGAACCAGCCGGATCTTGGGATTCTACAATGCACCATTTGAAACAACCCAGGAAGTCGTCGGTCAGCGGAGGATGCAGACTGTAAACCGGCTGGGTGAGCGAACCTCCCGGGCCAAGACAGTCAAGAAATTCTGGTCGTATGTTTTGGAGAGTCTCGAGGACAACCACTACGACATTCCCTTTGCACTGTTATATTCTGTCGGTGAGGCAGATGAGGCTGATGATACGTCCATGTCTTCTGAAAGTACAGCATCACCAAAATGCTGCCATTTAGAAGGTGCGCTTGGAGTTCCCCAAGGACATCCCGCCATTCCCCTCCTGCTTGATCTAAAGCGAAGCTGTGAAGGGTTCGTGCCATCTTTTCGTAAAGCCATGCGGACGAGAGAGCCGACGGTCCTCAACACCCGAGACGGTACTCTCCCAGAGGACCTGCTCAAGGACTTCCAGTGGCGTGGGTTCGGCGATCCTTGTCGCCAAGCTGTTATTTTCCCAGTGAGACCGACCAATGGTGACAACGTCATGGCCTTCTTGGTGCTAGGTGTTGCTCCTCGCAGGCTCTATGACAGCGAATACGAGGCGTTTGTTCGCATGCTCAATCGACAACTTGCTACCTCACTGGCTTCTGTCATACTCTACGAATCTGAGGTCCGTCGAAGCCGAGATGCGGCAGAAGCAGCTGCATTGGAAAAGGAACGCCTCGAACATCAGCTGGACTTGCAGGCGAATCGGATGCGTCGCATGGCAGAACAATCGCCGCTTGGTATGTTTCTAATAAGCCCCGATGGCGTGCTCCTTGAAGGAAATGAACAGTTTTACGAAATGACGGGGCATACCAGAGAACCCCAAGCTGAAATGTCATGGATTGACTTCATTGCTGAAAGTAGCTTGGACACCATAAAGCATGCCTGGGTCCAAATGCACGACGAGCAAACTTCTTGGTCGGGCGAACTGCAGCTCAGGAAGCAACACCCAGAAACTAATCTAcgggaagaagaagctatGGATCATTGGGTCCTATTCACGGCCCATGTGGAAACGAATGGCGGCAGCTCCCTACCATCTGTTATGTGTTCCATCACTGACATCTCACATTTGAAGTGGGCTCAAGGTTTGCAAAATCGTCGGTTGCTGGAGGCCgaggagatgagaaggaagcAAAACGAGTTCATCGACATCACGTCTCATGAAATGAGGAATCCGCTAAGTGCCATACTTCAATGCGCTGACGATATCCTCACATCCCTTGGTGGGTATGACGGAAGAAGCCCTCCAGCTGAAGTTCTGGCCTCTTGTTTGGAAGCTGCGTCAACTATTTCACTCTGCGTCCAGCATCAAAAGGCCATTGTTGATGACGTTCTCACCATTTCAAAACTTGACTCAAATTTGCTTCTCATCACCCCGGTTGCTGCGCAACCAGCAGCGATTCTGAAGCGAGCTGTCAAGATATTCGAGCCGGAGCTACAGGCAAATGATATTCGCGTGGTCATTGACAGCAGTCCGATACAAGATGAGGCCAACCCGGATTGGGTGATGCTCGATCCCGGTCGCGTACTGCAGATTCTTATCAATCTGATATCGAATGCCATCAAGTTTACAGCTCCGTGCAAAAGTCGAACCATCACCGTTGCTGCCACAGCATCGTTCAGTCCACCGTCTGAGAATCACATTACTGATTTCCGATTCGCACAATCGGATACGGCCGGCATATCCATCACAAACTCGAGGGATTGGGGAAAAGGAGAACTCCTTTATGTTTGTTTCAAAGTCCAAGACACGGGCTGTGGTTTGACGCCTGAAGAACAACAAATACTATTCCAAAGGTTTAAACAAGCCTCGCCACGTACTCATGCAATTTATGGAGGGAGTGGGCTAGGCCTGTTCATTACCAAGAGATTGACGGAGCTTCATGGCGGACAAATAggggcatcatcaacaactggTGAGGGAAGCACCTTTATATTTTACGTCCAAGCAAGACACGCCAATGCACCGAGTATGCCAATGGATGCAAATGAACGTCTTCGCACAGAACAGGCCGTTGAGAATTCCAATACCCGCCTAAGCCACCCTCTTAGAACGCGACACCAAGATCCCGCTCAGCAGAAGGCATCCGAGCTTCAGTCTGGCCTCACAGAAGGCACATTATCCCAATTCGACCTCGAGCACCTGCATGTACTCGTCGTCGAGGACAATTTGATCAACCAAAAAGTACTCGTGAAACAGCTAAGAAAGCTTGGCTGCCACGTTGATGCTGCTAATGACGGTGTCGAAGCACTGGCTTTCTTAAAAAAGACACATTTCTATTCCGAGCGTGGACTCAACCTGTCAGTCATTCTTATGGACCTTGAGATGCCTAACATGGATGGCTTGACTTGCGTTCGTGAAATCCGGGCCATGCAGGGTCGAAATGAGCTTACAAGTCATGTGCCTGTCATTGCAGTCACGGCAAATGTCCGCGACCAGCAAATCATGGCTGCTAAAGAGGCGGGGATGGATGATGTGGTATCAAAACCATTTTCGATACCAGATCTATTGAAGAAGACTGGAGCATTATTGCAACTCAATCGCGGGTAG
- a CDS encoding GroES-like protein (similar to Stereum hirsutum FP-91666 SS1 XP_007299271.1): MAHIPSDLPSTFKGLQFTSASQPPSVVDLPTPQPTAGSVILKVVSAQIVSYAKEVYRNGNPRSYNYPLPLVPGTNAICRVAAPAPDTPHLKPGMLVYTSGVIRPRDNTTALPLLQGIHMGNTPESEALMSEEWRNGTWAELVKVPAENVHVLNEDALIKKLGYEVEDLGYISTLAVPYGGLSDVGLRPGETVIVAPASGSFSSAAVFVALAMGASKVIAMARNTDKLKRVVETAGDRVVTVTMSGNVETDTKALLEHGQADVYFDISPQNVTNPTYIQAAIMALRPHGRMSIMGGVFGTVELPYIMIMFKNITIKGTFMYTREQADELIRLVETGMLPIGKRGGIEVTGKYALSQWEEALENAFSQAGPKRLACFVPGN, from the coding sequence ATGGCGCACATCCCGAGCGATCTACCCTCGACCTTCAAAGGCTTGCAATTCACTTCTGCAAGCCAGCCACCATCTGTCGTGGATTTACCAACTCCTCAGCCAACCGCCGGCTCAGTAATCTTGAAGGTTGTAAGCGCACAAATTGTTTCCTACGCAAAGGAAGTGTACCGCAATGGAAACCCAAGATCCTACAACTACCCACTTCCTCTTGTTCCTGGTACGAATGCAATTTGTCGCGTGGCTGCACCGGCTCCTGATACACCACACTTGAAACCAGGCATGCTCGTTTATACAAGCGGCGTCATTCGGCCTCGAGATAACACCACGGCTCTTCCTCTGCTCCAGGGCATTCACATGGGAAACACCCCCGAGAGTGAAGCCCTCATGAGTGAAGAGTGGCGAAACGGCACCTGGGCTGAGCTAGTCAAAGTTCCAGCTGAAAATGTCCATGTGCTGAATGAGGACGCACtgatcaagaagctgggctATGAAGTGGAAGATCTCGGATACATCAGTACCTTGGCAGTCCCATACGGTGGACTTTCAGACGTGGGACTTCGACCAGGAGAAACAGTCATTGTAGCCCCAGCTTCGGGCAGCTTTAGCAGTGCTGCCGTTTttgttgccttggccatgggcgCGTCCAAGGTGATTGCAATGGCACGAAATACCGACAAATTGAAGCGTGTAGTCGAAACAGCAGGCGACCGTGTTGTAACCGTTACAATGTCGGGGAATGTCGAGACCGATACCAAGGCACTCCTGGAACATGGCCAGGCGGACGTTTACTTTGACATTTCGCCCCAGAATGTCACGAACCCAACTTATATCCAGGCTGCGATCATGGCACTTCGACCCCATGGACGGATGAGCATCATGGGTGGTGTTTTCGGCACTGTCGAGCTTCCATACATCATGATAATGTTTAAGAATATCACTATCAAGGGCACATTCATGTACACGCGTGAGCAGGCGGACGAGTTGATTCGCTTGGTAGAGACGGGCATGCTGCCGATTGGAAAGCGTGGAGGAATTGAGGTGACGGGGAAATATGCCTTGAGTCAATGGGAGGAAGCTTTGGAAAATGCATTCAGCCAAGCTGGGCCAAAGAGACTAGCATGCTTTGTTCCGGGAAATTGA
- a CDS encoding cytochrome P450 78A3 (similar to Cordyceps militaris CM01 XP_006670179.1): MTGLRHIPLKYMVGISLIGCAVPKLLHLYKYNGQALQVFFALYFGQIGVFLFYAVLIYPFFLSPLRNLPRVKGGLPLVGHGIELRKYGPGLLAKKWIAENPNDGLLRLLWHGNQEMVIVNSPQALSEILVTKCYSFEKPEFARRFLAFIIGWGLLTVEGDEHKKQRRDMLPAFSFRHIKDLYPIFWGKSCESVRTMTAECDEKGFAEMEISSWTARCALDIIGLAGVGVDFGSIKDANSPLARSYEYLQPSPADMPLIGLSAFFPDIIMNNLPLKRVRDAAKAAQHIRGVSRDLIRKKRGLLANKQDAGLDILTVALRSQLFSEDTLVDQMMTFLSAGHETTASSLIWATYFMAKFPDMQERLRKEIRDNLPSADSDTEVTSTDIDSLPYLNAVCSEVLRIHSPVAQSVRVANHDTTVQDQFIPRDTLLILVPWTTNTDPKLWGPDAHEFKPERWLTPEQGGTSATNAASGGATSNYAFMTFLHGPHSCIGGSFAKSELACLVAAWIGRFSFELKDKSLLDERNIKINPSIVAKPEGGMHMLVRVVEGW; the protein is encoded by the exons ATGACCGGCTTACGACACATTCCACTAAAGTACATGGTCGGCATCAGTCTCATCGGCTGTGCTGTACCAAAACTGCTACACTTATACAAGTACAATGGCCAGGCTCTACAAGTATTCTTTGCACTGTACTTTGGACAGATTGGCGTATTCTTATTTTACGCTGTTCTGATATaccccttcttcttgtcgccaCTTCGCAACTTGCCCAGGGTGAAGGGCGGATTGCCTCTCGTCGGCCATGGTATTGAATTGAGAAAATATGGACCAGGTCTACTTGCAAAGAAATG GATAGCGGAAAACCCCAACGACGGCCTCCTGCGCCTTCTATGGCACGGCAATCAGGAAATGGTCATTGTGAACTCTCCCCAGGCTCTGTCAGAAATTCTCGTCACCAAATGTTACAGCTTTGAAAAGCCTGAATTCGCTCGCCGGTTCCTCGCCTTCATCATCGGCTGGGGTCTTCTGACTGTCGAAGGCGACGAACACAAGAAACAGAGGCGTGACATGCTGCCGGCCTTTTCGTTTCGCCACATCAAAGACTTATACCCCATCTTTTGGGGAAAGTCCTGTGAATCAGTACGCACAATGACAGCCGAATGCGATGAGAAAGGCTTTGCGGAGATGGAAATTTCGTCATGGACTGCACGCTGCGCCTTGGATATTATTGGTCTTGCCGGCGTGGGAGTAGATTTCGGTTCCATCAAGGATGCCAACAGCCCGCTTGCCCGGAGCTACGAATATCTTCAGCCGTCGCCGGCCGATATGCCTCTCATTGGTCTAAGCGCTTTCTTTCCCGATATCATCATGAACAATCTTCCCTTGAAGCGGGTTAGGGATGCTGCGAAGGCTGCTCAGCACATTCGAGGCGTGTCTCGCGATTTGATCCGGAAGAAGAGAGGACTGTTGGCTAATAAGCAAGATGCAGGATTGGATATTCTTACCGTCGCGCTGCGAAGCCAACTTTTCTCTGAGGACACATTGGTCGACCAAATGATGACGTTTCTCTCGGCCGGACACGAAACTACCGCATCGTCGCTGATCTGGGCAACTTACTTTATGGCCAAGTTTCCAGATATGCAGGAGCGTCTTCGAAAAGAAATTCGCGATAACTTACCCTCCGCCGATAGTGATACCGAGGTTACTAGCACCGACATCGACAGTCTTCCGTACTTGAATGCCGTGTGCAGCGAGGTCCTACGCATTCACAGCCCCGTCGCGCAGTCTGTCCGCGTTGCCAACCATGATACCACAGTCCAGGACCAGTTCATACCCCGGGATACTCTCCTTATACTTGTACCATGGACCACCAACACCGATCCAAAGCTTTGGGGCCCTGACGCACACGAGTTTAAGCCAGAACGGTGGTTAACCCCCGAGCAGGGTGGAACAAGTGCGACTAATGCCGCAAGTGGCGGCGCAACTAGTAACTATGCATTCATGACGTTCCTCCACGGGCCGCATAGTTGCATCGGGGGTAGTTTTGCCAAGTCTGAACTtgcgtgtctggtggctgcGTGGATTGGGAGGTTCTCTTTCGAATTGAAAGACAAGTCGCTGTTGGATGAGAGAAATATCAAGATCAATCCTAGTATAGTTGCGAAGCCGGAGGGGGGCATGCACATGTTAGTGAGGGTTGTGGAAGGTTGGTAA